Proteins encoded in a region of the Isosphaeraceae bacterium EP7 genome:
- a CDS encoding NAD(P)H-hydrate epimerase, with product MGIRALSREEVRSIDAKAAVELGLPTLLLMENAGQGAAALIRELAGGPVKVAVVCGAGNNGGDGGVVARHLDGWGFTVKVVWLAAAGAVSGDAGVQRLILEKSGIDQVHWPEPTAAELAGLWNWSDWVVDGLLGTGLSRPLEGVLHAVVESLNASDRPVVALDIPSGLDADTGKPLGLAVRARATATFVAPKLGFDAAGAADYTGEVRVVDIGLPRVALAAFGGGIVKGS from the coding sequence ATGGGCATCCGTGCGCTATCCAGGGAAGAAGTTCGGTCGATCGACGCGAAGGCGGCCGTTGAGCTGGGCCTGCCCACGCTCTTGCTGATGGAGAACGCGGGCCAAGGGGCGGCGGCCCTGATCAGGGAGCTTGCCGGGGGGCCGGTCAAGGTGGCGGTCGTCTGCGGGGCGGGCAACAACGGCGGCGACGGCGGGGTGGTCGCCCGGCACCTGGACGGCTGGGGGTTCACCGTGAAGGTCGTCTGGCTGGCGGCGGCGGGTGCCGTCTCGGGCGATGCGGGCGTCCAGCGGCTGATCCTGGAGAAGTCGGGAATCGATCAGGTCCATTGGCCCGAGCCGACGGCGGCCGAACTTGCCGGGCTCTGGAACTGGTCCGACTGGGTGGTGGACGGGCTGCTGGGGACGGGGTTATCCCGGCCGCTCGAAGGCGTGCTGCACGCGGTCGTCGAGTCGTTGAACGCGTCGGACCGGCCGGTGGTGGCGCTCGACATCCCCTCGGGCCTGGATGCCGACACGGGGAAGCCGCTGGGGTTGGCGGTCCGGGCGCGGGCCACCGCGACGTTCGTGGCGCCCAAGCTGGGATTCGACGCAGCCGGGGCAGCGGATTACACGGGCGAGGTCCGGGTGGTGGACATCGGGCTGCCTCGGGTGGCCCTGGCTGCGTTCGGGGGCGGAATTGTGAAGGGTTCTTGA
- a CDS encoding zinc ribbon domain-containing protein translates to MPIYEYRCEPCAKTFETLIRNNGDTPRCPDCGTIEVAKQFSVPASVHSNGASSLPVYNAPAPGFGCGGGGCGAGGCSID, encoded by the coding sequence ATGCCGATCTACGAATATCGCTGCGAGCCCTGCGCCAAGACATTCGAGACTCTCATCCGCAACAACGGCGACACACCCCGCTGCCCCGACTGCGGCACCATCGAGGTCGCCAAGCAATTCAGCGTCCCGGCCTCCGTCCATTCCAACGGCGCATCCTCCCTGCCGGTCTACAACGCCCCTGCCCCGGGCTTCGGCTGCGGCGGAGGAGGCTGCGGAGCCGGTGGCTGCTCGATCGACTGA